A segment of the Juglans regia cultivar Chandler chromosome 15, Walnut 2.0, whole genome shotgun sequence genome:
tttttacaacggtCATATTCTTTCAACTGTGAGAGACGtcgactaggggtgtaaccggtccagtttggtccggttttggacaaaatttaagaccgaatCAGTATGTAcctgttttgtatttttcaaaaccgattacacataagttaccctcctaaatcgaTACTTTCGGTTTTACTGATTTCCAATTCAATACGGtcattttttttgatttttttaaaatgtaagtttgtcACTAAAAATttggttataaaaaaatctgctttagaaaaaatttgttttacacttttattccaaaatctgtTACTATtccaaaaatctgttttaataaaaaaaaatttgctacatgcctataaatataactactataaaaattgaaaaaaaaatctgaaataaaaagaaaaacttgctATGGAATAAAATGAGTCTAAATTAGAAGTCCAAAAGTtcaacaaattacaagtccaaattcTAAAAATCTGAATTACAAGTCCGAAAGTCCAAAAACTTACAAGTCCAAATatcaaaagtctaaattacaaaaacatCCTATAAAAAGCTTTACAACTAGAACAAATAACTATGCACCAAGCCACCAACTTCAATAGTCTATTCAACAAACCTtgcaattatatgaaaataaatcaagcagctaattccaataaaaaattagtaattacattaaataaaaagaaacttaaGGAAAGATGTTATATAAATTGACCTACCTTAAATTAATCATCTCCAACCAAAGAAGTAGGTCttaaagtataactatagtctatattagactataagtATACCTATAGTTCTAGtgagtttgttaattgttatattagtatttattaattgttatagtgagtttaatttattataactatattattgatagtattatagtgatagtgttaatatagtgatttagtattagtattactatatcattattttatatgtgattatttagtatagtgatttatatactaatttatatatagacttaaagtatattactaatagtaatataataatagattacagtattattataaatatttgtattaattatagtgattagaataactatatattagtatttgttaattgttatagtgagtttaatttattataaatatattattgatagactatagtgatagtattagtaaagtaatttagtattagtattaccatatcattattttatatgtgattatttagtatagtgatttatatactaatttatacatagacttaaagtatattactaatagtaatattgtattaattagactattagtattaggtcataaaatgtaaattgtaattaatataaattatatactaatattataaattataatattaaattatttcatatatgatatataattatatatattatatataaaaatttcatatataattatatattatatataaaacttatatataaaaaatattttgtataatatataaaattagtttttatatatatttttttctaactaGTCCGATCCGATTCTTGAAACTACGGAACCGAAATAGGACCAGGTCCGACTGGTTTTCATAATTTAGGAACCAGTTCCAAATCGGACCGGATCAAAATTGACCCAACCGGTCTGATCCGGCTTTTCTGTTTAAATTTATACCCCTAACGTCAACGATTGTTGTTCTTTCGTTTGAAGCTACTGTTCCTTCATATTTCTCAACTCTTGGTATAAAGCACATCAATTGAAATTGTTGTTCCTTCATCTTTCTCTTCTTGCGCGGGAGTAagatgaatttttctttatcttttcttcttgCGTGGGAGGAACATGAGGCAGCTGGAAGAACAGCAGGTAGTGggaagagaattttttttggtgaaaataatatttagccaGTCCAAGAGGCTAACCAGATTTGGCCAGTAAATTAATCTTGAgctaaaattattgtttatttattgagtccattggatttttttacaacattgctaaactttagtcaaaatttggtTAAGTTGAGTCCACGACTAGTGCTCTAAATGGTTATCTACCccttctattatatatatatatatatatatatatatatatatatatatattatgggtgataaataaaaataactgctcatgaaatgaaatgttgtaTCGTTTGATCATGCcggaaaatgttattttattactaCAACTCTTAACTTCCTGGTCATATTGTGAACTTTATCCAAGGCAATCGATTAAAGCCCATAACAAATAAGAATGCAATCAATTAAAGATTGATGGGGAAAAATGTAAAAACGTAAGAACATCCCAAACTAGAGAGCTTATAACCATTTTTATGTCATTTAATGATGTGTTATTTAATAATtgaagactatttattatgttctatttatgagtcaattatttaatgtcacattaaaaaatattaagagaatgatgttaaaaatgatgataaatagaaaGTATGGAAGTAATTGATTCTGTCtagttttgaatatattttataaccgAACTGGTCTAagtcaattttataattttgataacGAAAATTGACTGATTAATCCAGTGAACAGATCATGACAAACTGCAAAATTGCTCCGTAGCAAAGACGATTACAATGAATAATGAAAATGTATATGtgtcttttataaataaataaaaaaaaacccacaataaaaaaaaaattcactttttttaatggaatttatttttttataaaagtcttgcataaaatttatacatttggCGCTTGTCTTTAATATTACTCAATTATTATATCATGAATCATTTATTGGTTTAGAGAGTAGAGTAGtactaaatataaatttaaaacttataaatctTATTCAGTCccttcaggaaaaaaaaatgactaattaaaaggagaaatgatatttataatcgtggagtgtataaatattgtgtaatttttaaaaagtgagtACATACGtgacctatataaaaaaattatttttttaataatgaaccaTATTCTTTGAACAAAACAATTGCGCGACTCTTAGACATTCTACAACTGTATGTAAGGATGAAAAAAATTGGTGAATCGGTAAATCGGACCGAAACGGTACCGGATTGGTTCAGTCCTGTACCCattccatttttcttaaaacctgTCCAAATCAGTCTGgttttgattttcctttttctaacaccGGATCGgaccagttcatatatatatatatttatttatttttatattgtataaaatattttttatataatttatatatataattatatataaaataattttgtattatatgataaattactaattaatataatattaaattttaaaatcctatataaataactatatattatcaatatagtctataatatatattataatatattacaatatattatcattatattattatatattataatatatatactatatatcaataaaatcaaaagtaCTGGTTTAAAAGTTTAACCAGTGTGGTAtcgatttttcaaatctcaaaattaatatatattaatttgattttaaaatatattcaaaactaAACAGAACCGATCTCAttagagcattggtagtggtttatccatcttcatatgcaaaattgtcctttttaaagaatgattttgcatataaaaaaaaactctcacattggtttatgcattttttaaccaaataataataaaatattattttttatttttttatttatttcctaaaattattattttttatatattttacaattaacatccactttgtattatcaacttaatacaaattttatgtatcaaaatcatcttaatataaattctacaaagttgattttaatgggtaggagagagaaaaaaatagtaaaataatgtttgaagaatgaatagtgattcttcaaatttgaagaagcactatttatagttatgcaaaaatttagagaGGCATAAGCTaatgtagatgaatttaaagacattttttaaatttaaagataaaaataaagatagagAAGCTACTACCAATGCTGTTACACCCTAATTGTAAGTAACATTACTCCattaaaatagatcaaattCTTTCAAGTGGTCTCACTTCTCTTAAAAATCTGTATGAAATGTAGACATACAAGACCGACACAAATATTTTCTACGAGTTCACTCATTTTCATTACagtgatttttaatattttttataattatttataattatatttgaaaagagtATCATGATTGCAAATTTGCTCATTTATAAGAGTCCCGTGTTATGTCGGACCCGTCcaaaaaactctctctctctctctctctctctgagtcaAACTGCTGTCCGTCGGTCTGTCTCagtaatttttaactaatccacgaagaatagagaaatagaaaagaaaaggcgCGATGAGAACGAACGGCGAGGTTCCACCGACAACAGTAGCACTTCCTTCGTCGACGTTGAAGAAAGAGAACTCCGACGCTCATCCTGGGTTCTTCGGCAAGACCCGGTCGTACAAGTTCTGGGCTCTGGCCGCCATTCTTCTCCTCGCTTTCTGGTCCTTGTTCACCTGCTCCGTCACTCTCAAATGGTCCGCCGTTGATCTCACCAGCTTCTCCGGCCATACCCACTCTCACATCCGCGACGATCTTGATATTCTCGTACtcacccatctctctctccctctctctctctcgctcccccacacacacacactcatatACACACCCATTGATTGTCGtacatgacttttttttttgggttggggCGGTGGGCATAGGAagtggaggagagagagaaggtggTGAGGCACATGTGGGATGTATACACTCAAAGCAAGAGTAACAGACTGCCTAAGTTTTGGCAGAAGGCTTTCGAAGCTGCCTACGAGCATTTGGTTAGTGATATTCCCGGCGTCCGAGACTCTGCCGTTTCCGAAATTGCCAAGTTGTCCATCAGCTCCATCACTCTCGACCCGCTTCCTGCTCAATCCCAGGTAATATATCAACCTCTTCTTCTTGATTCTATTGTtgatgtatgtgtgtgtgtgtgtgtccaataggttatttaagaatcGGGTTTTTACGTTTTGATTAGCAAAACTTTTGCAATTGGCGTTTGCTTCTGTTAGAGAGAAAATCATTAGAGATAAACTCAgatcaagattttgatttgattcTCTCTCTAACAGCTTCTGTTCGAAGTTTTCCCCTTTCAGGGTTGGAGCCGAAATTGAATTATAATGAGGATCTATCTATGTTTGGATACATTTTTCTTCCCTGAATCTTTTTGCTCCAGCATGCAGTTCTGGGGAATTGAGGTTCTGGCTATTGCAGTGGTCGGTGATGAAAGTTTACCAAAAATCATTAAGTTAGAGAACTAGCAAACCatatacataataaattaataatgactCCAATTAATTAGCAGAACTTTGTTTACTATTTATATTACAGGTCTTTTCCACGACTGTTTGAGAACTTCAAAACTTGTTTAAAGCTTTCTTTTAAACAGAACATAGTATGTTGGAAATGGCATGTTCAAAGCTTACTTGAAATGATTCATAGGGTTATTGCTGAAGGCTCGAAGTCAAGAGGCAATCCCATGTCGGTATAGTTTGACTTGTCCtatgatgttttttttgtttttgtttgttatgaGTTAGCCCATGCTCAAGGTAAAACCAAAAGCATAATGCTTCTCGTAAGTCAAAttctaatatcatataaaatgtCAAATTTTACCTAATATTCTCATATTCCCTTTGCATGCATTCATTTTACTAATGCAAGTTGTTTACAATTGCCAAATGGCGATTTAAGATAAGATTTCAGtttcattaagttctttgataTGCAATATTTGTTGACTTTTCTTCCATTGCTCTATATGGTCTATGTCAGGGACAGTTCAGTGGAGTGTTAATATAAAGCCTTTCCATTGTTTGATTACATttactctttttgtttttcctcccTTTCATTTATTCTAATTTTCTCCAATGTTTTAAATCGATTCTTCTTAGCAATTGATTGTTTTGTAACACTTATTTTAGCTTGATCTGATTTTCTGGAATGCAagctttatatattttgaacatactgagataaaaaatagatccattattcttttttagtaCTAGAGAGGGATGTAGATTTTTTCACAATCCTGGACCAGCATTTTTGTTCAAGAAGTAAAATTGATAGATGATTATAAAATCACACTACAACTAAAATATGAtacagaaaattataaatacttgTAGAATGTGTCAAGTTGAGGTAATTAGCATTACAAACTTCTAATGCTGTAAATTAAATTACTAGAAGCCGGGTTTCCCGCTTGCTAGTCCGCTCTCCAGGTAGCCATCAATGGGAGAGGACTGGAAATTATATTCTGAGTAATAGGAGAATTGTGTTTTGTGACAACCTATTTTAGAAAACCAAACacaatatacatacatatctatatatatatatatatataagatacaAAATGATATCCTGACGCAGAAACCCTTGGTAAGATTGGTTAGTGGCTTATCATCACCGATGACGAGAAGATTGTCGGACATGGATGCTATTATACTGGTTATATTCTTCAATTGGTTTAACTGCTGCAGTCTCATTTGATATTTTCTGAGTTCTAGTCCGGAAGGAGACGAGACATgaaatataatgtataactgATAAGAAAGTCCTGTAAATTTTGTGAAGGGGTGCTCACTAGACTGTCAGAggattgtgtaaattttttatgtagaaTTCTAAATGTCAGTTCAATCATGAGCCGAAGAACAGATTATTAACACACTATTCCCATTGTGTTTGTAACTTTGTGTTGTTGTTATGCTGTCCAGAGTACTAGACTTTCAAGAAAGAGCCCCAAACAAGCAGGAGAAGTCAAGCAGGCAAGTACTGTTGGGAGTAGCCGATAACTGGATTCTTCATCATGTATTTATGCACTTTGCCATATCCCACTTCCTGCTTAAAGTTCGGCAGAAAATGGTAACGAGCTGGAGTAATGCTGCTATATATTTGAGTCTTCGATAATGGAAAAGACTTCAATCCAGATGTAGTTTACACTTGACCTTCAATCTAGGGATCAAAGTTTTACTCAGTTTGTCAAAAAACTtctgtattttcaatttttttaagagtaatgttaaatacaaataGGTTTATTCATATGGATTTCAGAtttaattcactttttttctgATTAGGTTAAACAACATCCGAACTATAGTCATTCTGTCCGATTCTAGTTAAAATTTCAGACTATGCTCGTCACTAACCAGATTCCTGCTATATTAATGCAAGTGACAACTGACAAATAGGGGTCCACAAAAATAAGGGACTAAAAGCTGaaggaacaaaagaaaacagACTAAGGTTACGTTACACCTCTCTCAGGCTGTGACAAAAACGCTTGAGCAGATACTAATAAGAGTACTGCTGAAGAGCTCTATGAAGGAAACAAAAATCCTAGAGCAAAAACCATTTACAACCAGTTAAAAGCCAAAATGTATTTACAACTGGCTCCAAAAACTGACCTAATCTTCAACTGTCTGGATTTCACCCATCATGATCCGGTTACTGACAACATTAAATCCCAAAACCGTAGGGCTaaccttctttccttttttccctttcttctttcCTCCCCCTTTTGAGGACCCATCAGGGCCAATTGTGGTATCTCGATCGATGTCCCCAACACCTGCATTGCCAGAATTCACATCTCTTGCGATGAATCCAGTGACCCGCTTGTTCCGACTTTGAAAGGCAATTTCAAGGACATCTGCTGGTAACAACTCCATGTAGTTGAGGAATTTGTCAATGAACTCATGATTGGGATCAAATGATCCGAGGTTCTCTATCAGAAGCATCTCAGCCTCTGATCTGGACTGCTTCAAGCAAAATTCAAGGAAACTTGTATCTAGCAAGGATGAGAGGACAATTGCATTTCATCAGGCAAAAACCACAAGATCAATCGACTTCTGAGCTGTAATGCTAGCAAATTTTCTAACCAGTGACATGGCATGAGGAACAAAACTACTGTAATCATATTCCGGGCAATAAATGTGGCACTGGACCTTGTATTCAGCAAGACGTctggtattttttttctctaatttttgttttactttcttGGCTAACAGAAAATTGCAAAAGATTACTTTACAGCTAGCCTCTTCGTTCTTCGTTTTTTTTGGTAGCCAAGActcaaatttcatatatttgaactacttacaaataaaatttctggGAAATCTGAGTCTAATCAAATTTACCTTCTGTTCCAACAAGCCTCAGACACTCACTCTGGCACCAATCTCTGAAGTCTGTTGCTTCTgcaagatgataaaaaataaaaaaaagcatttcagacaaaagaagatttttttttttggagcgGGGGGGAAGGATCACAAATCCAACAGTGGCTTACCTGAATGATTGGTCATGACATCTCTTTTCCCTTTTGAGGAAGCCTGGGCAGAGGCAGGTGAGGATGAAAGAGATCTATCAGCAGGTCTGCCACCAACCGACTTTTGTCGGCTCAATGATCCAGATGAACCACCTTTGACAGAAGTGCTTTTCATT
Coding sequences within it:
- the LOC108991680 gene encoding uncharacterized protein LOC108991680 — encoded protein: MRTNGEVPPTTVALPSSTLKKENSDAHPGFFGKTRSYKFWALAAILLLAFWSLFTCSVTLKWSAVDLTSFSGHTHSHIRDDLDILEVEEREKVVRHMWDVYTQSKSNRLPKFWQKAFEAAYEHLVSDIPGVRDSAVSEIAKLSISSITLDPLPAQSQSTRLSRKSPKQAGEVKQASTVGSSR